The following coding sequences lie in one Hippoglossus hippoglossus isolate fHipHip1 chromosome 14, fHipHip1.pri, whole genome shotgun sequence genomic window:
- the slc22a6l gene encoding solute carrier family 22 member 6 — protein MPFSELLEQVGSTGRFQVVHVTLLCIPVLMMASHNLLQNFVATVPSHYCSAHANLSQAQLSLEESLLITVPLDGEGRPQRCQRYAAPQWHLLGKNGTSGSGDLADATEGLDAALQECTDGWSYNMTVRSSTIISEWHLVCDMRKFKQMGQTIYMGGVLVGALVFGGLSDRYGRRILLVISNLLMAVSGTCAAFSSSFSLFCVFRFGCGLALSGLGLNTFSLIVEWIPTRVRTAVGTITGYCYTIGQLILVLIAYFIRDWRWLTLAVSLPFYVFFLISWWFHESSRWLALSNKSEHAIKNLKSVARFNGRHEEGEKLDIKMLHESMKKEMSCTQGSYSILDLFHTPTMRTMTLCLSAVWLSTSFAYYGLAMDLDKFGVDIYLIQVIFGAVDIPAKVVVNVSMSLFGRRRSQCAVLVIAGITILLNLLVPYDKQTIRTCLAVVGKGCLAASFNCCYLYSGELFPTIIRQNGMGWVSMMARIGAMVAPMVLLTSDYIPWLPGLIYGGAPILSGLAAIFLPETLGSPLPDTIQDVEERGSGRRSKMSPKETITLQEKQANLLKQSA, from the exons ATGCCATTTAGTGAGCTCCTAGAGCAGGTGGGCAGCACAGGACGCTTCCAGGTCGTGCATGTGACCCTCCTGTGTATCCCTGTCCTGATGATGGCTAGCCACAACCTGCTGCAGAACTTTGTAGCCACGGTACCGTCTCACTACTGCAGTGCTCACGCAAACCTCTCTCAGGCCCAGCTGAGCCTGGAGGAATCGCTGCTGATCACAGTACCGTTGGACGGAGAAGGGAGGCCGCAGAGGTGCCAGCGTTACGCTGCTCCACAGTGGCACCTCCTGGGCAAGAATGGGACCTCCGGCTCTGGGGATCTGGCAGATGCTACAGAAGGTTTGGATGCTGCCCTGCAGGAATGCACAGATGGGTGGTCCTATAACATGACTGTCAGGAGCTCCACAATCATATCTGAG TGGCATTTGGTGTGTGATATGCGCAAATTTAAACAAATGGGACAAACCATCTATATGGGAGGTGTGCTTGTGGGAGCTCTTGTGTTCGGAGGCCTTTCAGACAG ATATGGTCGCCGTATCCTCCTGGTCATCTCTAACCTGCTGATGGCAGTGTCAGGAACATGTGCCgctttctccagctccttctccctcttctgcGTGTTCCGCTTTGGTTGTGGCTTGGCTCTGTCTGGCCTGGGACTCAACACCTTCTCACTCA TTGTGGAGTGGATCCCCACTCGTGTCCGGACTGCGGTGGGGACAATCACCGGTTACTGTTACACGATAGGCCAGTTGATCCTGGTTTTAATAGCCTACTTCATTCGGGACTGGAGGTGGTTAACCCTGGCTGTATCTTTGCCCTTCTATgtcttcttcctcatctcatG GTGGTTTCATGAATCTTCAAGATGGTTAGCCCTGAGTAACAAGTCCGAGCACGCCATCAAGAACCTCAAGAGTGTGGCCAGATTTAACGGACGCcatgaagagggagaaaaattAGACATTAAA ATGCTGCACGAATCCATGAAGAAAGAGATGTCCTGTACTCAGGGCTCCTACTCTATCCTGGATCTGTTCCACACACCCACCATGAGGACAATGACACTCTGCCTCAGTGCTGTCTG GTTATCAACCAGCTTTGCCTACTATGGTCTTGCTATGGATCTGGACAAGTTTGGGGTGGACATCTACTTAATCCAAGTGATCTTCGGTGCTGTTGACATCCCCGCTAAAGTTGTCGTCAACGTGTCAATGAGTTTATTTGGGAGGCGTCGATCACAATGTGCTGTTCTCGTCATCGCTGGGATCACTATTTTGCTCAATTTACTGGTCCCTTATG ATAAACAGACGATTCGCACCTGTCTGGCTGTTGTGGGCAAAGGTTGCCTCGCTGCATCATTCAACTGCTGTTACCTTTACTCTGGAGAACTGTTCCCAACAATCATTCG tcagaaCGGTATGGGCTGGGTCTCCATGATGGCCCGAATAGGAGCCATGGTGGCTCCTATGGTCCTCCTCACCAGTGACTACATACCATGGCTTCCAGGTTTAATCTACGGAGGAGCTCCCATCCTCAGTGGGCTGGCGGCAATATTTCTTCCTGAGACACTTGGCTCACCCCTTCCTGACACAATACAAGATGTGGAGGAGAG GGGATCTGGGAGAAGATCCAAAATGTCACCAAAGGAAACGATAACCTTGCAGGAGAAGCAGGCGAATCTCCTAAAGCAGAGTGCCTGA
- the pygma gene encoding glycogen phosphorylase, muscle form — MSKPLSDHDRRKQISVRGLAGVENVTELKQNFNRHLHFTLVKDRNVATRRDYYFALAHTVREHLVGKWIRTQQYYYEKDPKRVYYISLEFYMGRTLQNTMVNLALENACDEATYQLGLDMEELEDMEEDAGLGNGGLGRLAACFLDSMASLGLAAYGYGIRYEFGIFNQKIVNGWQVEEADDWLRFGNPWEKARPEYMRPVHYYGRTEHHPDGIKWVDTQVVLALPYDTPIPGYRNNVVNTMRLWSAKAPCDFNLKDFNVGGYIQAVLDRNLAENISRVLYPNDNFFEGKELRLKQEYFVVSATLQDIIRRFKVSKFGSREVVRTDFHKLPDKVAIQLNDTHPAMAIPELMRVLVDEEKLPWDEAWDICVRTCAYTNHTVLPEALERWPVDLFANLLPRHLEIVYEINHRHLERVAAKYPGDSGRLSRMSLIEEGGQKRINMAHLCIVGSHAVNGVAQIHSDILKATIFKDFFEMEPNKFQNKTNGITPRRWLVMCNPSLAEVIAERIGEDFIRDLDQLLGLRKFVNDEAFIRDIAKVKQENKLKFAVHLEEHYKVKINPNSMFDIQVKRIHEYKRQLLNCLHIITYYNRIKKEPNKQWTPRTVMIGGKAAPGYHTAKMIIRLITAIGEVVNNDPVVGDRLKVIFLENYRVTLAERAVPAADLSEQISTAGTEASGTGNMKFMLNGALTIGTMDGANVEMAEEAGEDNIFIFGMRVDDVDALEKKGYHAHEYYNRLPELKQSIDQIAGGFFSPKQPDLFKEIIDMLMHHDRYKVFADYEDYMKCQERVNALYKNPKEWTKKVIHNIAGSGKFSSDRTIAQYAREIWGMEPTLEKIPAPDDKP; from the exons ATGTCGAAACCCTTGTCTGACCATGACAGGAGGAAACAGATTTCTGTGCGAGGCCTCGCCGGCGTTGAGAACGTTACAGAGCTGAAGCAGAACTTCAACCGGCACCTCCACTTCACGCTGGTCAAGGACAGAAACGTAGCAACCAGGAGGGATTACTACTTTGCCCTGGCCCACACTGTGCGGGAGCACTTGGTTGGCAAGTGGATTAGAACCCAGCAGTACTACTATGAGAAAGATCCCAAA CGTGTGTACTACATCTCCCTCGAGTTTTACATGGGCCGCACGCTCCAAAACACCATGGTGAACCTGGCGCTGGAGAACGCCTGTGATGAGGCCACCTACCAG TTGGGTCTGGATATGGAGGAGTTGGAGGACATGGAGGAAGATGCAGGTCTGGGTAACGGTGGTCTGGGTCGTCTTGCTG CCTGTTTCCTGGACTCCATGGCGTCCCTGGGTCTTGCAGCCTATGGTTATGGTATTCGCTATGAATTTGGTATCTTCAATCAGAAAATCGTCAACGGCTGGCAG GTTGAAGAGGCTGATGATTGGCTGCGCTTTGGCAACCCCTGGGAGAAGGCACGTCCTGAGTACATGCGTCCTGTGCATTATTATGGCAGGACTGAGCATCACCCTGACGGCATCAAATGGGTTGACACACAG GTAGTGTTGGCTCTGCCCTACGACACCCCTATCCCTGGCTACAGGAACAACGTTGTCAACACCATGAGGCTGTGGTCTGCGAAGGCGCCCTGCGACTTCAACCTTAAAGACT TCAATGTTGGTGGCTACATTCAGGCTGTGCTGGACAGAAACTTGGCTGAGAACATCTCCCGTGTGCTGTATCCCAACGACAAC TTCTTTGAAGGGAAGGAGCTCCGTCTGAAGCAGGAATACTTTGTGGTGTCTGCCACCCTGCAAGACATCATCCGCCGTTTCAAGGTCTCCAAGTTTGGCTCCAGGGAGGTTGTTCGCACAGACTTCCACAAACTGCCTGACAAG GTTGCCATCCAGCTGAACGACACTCACCCCGCCATGGCTATTCCTGAGCTGATGAGAGTTCTGGTTGATGAAGAGAAGCTGCCGTGGGATGAG GCCTGGGACATCTGTGTGCGTACCTGCGCCTACACCAATCACACCGTCCTCCCCGAGGCCCTGGAGCGTTGGCCAGTCGACCTGTTCGCAAATCTGCTTCCCCGTCACCTGGAAATCGTCTATGAGATCAACCACCGCCACCTGGAG AGAGTTGCAGCCAAGTACCCGGGTGATAGTGGTCGTCTGAGCCGCATGTCTCTCATTGAGGAGGGTGGACAGAAGAGGATCAACATGGCCCATTTGTGCATCGTGGGTTCCCATGCTGTTAACGGCGTGGCCCAGATCCACTCCGACATCCTCAAAGCCACAAT TTTCAAGGACTTCTTTGAAATGGAGCCAAATAAGTTCCAAAACAAGACCAATGGCATCACTCCTCGCCGCTGGCTGGTGATGTGCAACCCCAGTCTGGCTGAGGTCATCGCAGAG AGAATTGGCGAGGACTTCATTCGTGACCTCGACCAGCTGCTGGGTCTCCGCAAGTTCGTCAACGACGAGGCTTTCATTCGCGATATTGCCAAAGTGAAACAG GAAAACAAGTTGAAGTTTGCTGTGCACCTGGAGGAGCACTACAAGGTGAAGATCAACCCCAACTCCATGTTCGACATTCAAGTCAAGAGAATCCACGAATACAAGAGACAGCTGCTCAACTGTCTGCACATCATCACCTATTACAACC GCATCAAGAAGGAGCCCAACAAGCAGTGGACTCCAAGAACTGTCATGATTGGAGGCAAG GCTGCTCCCGGGTACCACACTGCAAAGATGATTATCCGTCTGATCACAGCCATCGGTGAGGTGGTCAACAACGATCCAGTGGTTGGAGATCGCCTTAAAGTCATCTTCTTGGAGAACTACAGAGTCACACTCGCAGAGAGAG CCGTCCCCGCAGCCGACCTGTCAGAGCAGATCTCCACAGCCGGCACTGAGGCCTCTGGCACCGGCAACATGAAGTTCATGCTGAACGGCGCCCTGACCATCGGTACCATGGACGGAGCCAACGTGGAGATGGCCGAGGAGGCCGGCGAGGACAACATTTTCATCTTTGGCATGAGAGTGGATGATGTTGATGCACTTGAAAAGAAAGG ATACCACGCTCACGAGTACTACAACCGCCTGCCGGAGCTGAAACAGTCTATTGACCAGATCGCCGGAGGGTTCTTTAGCCCAAAGCAGCCTGACCTGTTTAAGGAAATCATCGACATGCTGATGCATCATGACAG ATACAAGGTTTTCGCTGACTATGAAGACTATATGAAATGCCAGGAGAGAGTCAATGCTCTTTACAAG AACCCCAAGGAATGGACCAAGAAGGTGATCCACAACATTGCCGGATCTGGCAAGTTCTCCAGCGACCGCACCATTGCCCAGTACGCTCGGGAGATCTGGGGCATGGAGCCCACGCTGGAGAAAATCCCCGCCCCTGACGACAAGCCTTGA